In Podospora pseudopauciseta strain CBS 411.78 chromosome 2 map unlocalized CBS411.78m_2, whole genome shotgun sequence, the genomic stretch accacctcccccaccaccgaacCAATCAAAAAAATGCATCTCATGTACATCCCCACCGCCGACGGCCTCGGCCGCCAGTACACCCTCAAAAAGGTCCTCGACGGCAAGGTCACCCGCTCTGCCCACCCGGCGCGCTTCTCCCCCGACGACAAGTGGTCCCGCCACCGGCTCGCGATGCGCAAGAGATATGCTGCCTTGTTGGATGCCGCCGAGAAGAGTATGTCGCGTTCCGTCACGTTTTTGTCGAAAAAGAAGCTAACCCGCGAGCGTGTAACAgagtaaaataaaaatatactTCGCGATCGCATCATCCAGTACGATACCAAAAGCAGCAAATAAACAGCGCCGAGCAGGAAGGAGAAGTGTAGGAAATAGGTCGACAGAAGGAGATACCCAA encodes the following:
- the NOP10 gene encoding snoRNP complex protein (COG:A; EggNog:ENOG503P6R9) gives rise to the protein MHLMYIPTADGLGRQYTLKKVLDGKVTRSAHPARFSPDDKWSRHRLAMRKRYAALLDAAEKK